AAGAATACATGCAGATCTCCTTTTCGCTCCTCGGGAACGACCAGTACACGATCCTTCTCTGGACGGGTTCTGGAATCCGTTCGAACCGTTCTTCCACCCTTTGGAATGGCCACTTCTCCGCGACTCTCCGCGCCGCGATGTCGAGCAGCGATTCGGGGTTGTGTGTTTTTCCCAATCCCCCTGGAGCAGACCCCGGACCGCCACATAATACTCCTCCAGCCCGCTGCCCCTGCCTGCATGCCGGGTTGTAGCCGGGCCGGCAGCAGAGCCGCTTGGCCGGGGGCTGCTGGACTCGCTCCGCCATGATCGCACCGCTGTAACTTGTAGCGCAGTTCCTTTCGGATCATATGAACGGGATAAGGAAGAAAAAAGGACGCTCTCCAGCCGATTGTTTGCCGTACATGGAGAGACGACCCTTATTTGGAATAGTAGGCGGTGTCTTCGGGTTCGGTGAAGTCCTTTGTGTTGTCAAATTAACGGAGATGGGTGGGATCCTGGACAGATTCCAGCGCACGAGAGGCGCTAAAAAAGGAACTGAAGGCGGAATTCCCGAACGTCGGCAAATCCTTTGTGAAGCCATTCCGGAGCGAGGGGGCGGGGCCCTTGCAGCCGAAGAGACTTTGAAGTTTGTTCGTGTTTGAGTTTAAAGGCGGGGTCTAATTCATGTGTGGTTTTATAGTTCCCCACATGGGTAAAAGGAGCAAGAATTGAAGTAAAACCGAATTTTAAACTGGGTCTGAATTGAAGACTTCATCAACCACAGGCTCTCTCCTCTCAATAACATCACGAGTGTCTGGGTTGTTTTCTAAGTTCAGAGGGCTCTCAACTGTCAGCGAGGGAGAGGGCGTGAAAGGAACCTGAGGATATGGAAGGGTCCCTTCTCTAGTAATTTTATAAATACAGATCTTATTCTATTATcaatagcctctctctctctttctgtcaattGAACAAATATAAATTCCAAACTTGCTTTCTACCTCATcaagcttacacacacacacagtccacttgCATGCTTGACAAAAGTGCCTTAAATTCAACACTTTTTATAAATGCccatgtttataaagggtttgtGAATACTATAGCGATCCTTGCTATATGAGCCAAGTTACAGttcccaccaagtgggttaaccATATTGGCGCGATGCGACCAGGGTTCGCCTTCCTGCCCCGCCGTtcactacattggtgtcagaagtgggatgtgGCCATCGGAACACACAGCCCGGACGTGTAAGGGGGCTGAGTAGTCGAAGCACGGGGATGTGCTTTCCCGTTTGGAGGGGGCAATTTAGCGATCCTCGCTATATGAGCCATGTTACAATTCCTACTTAGTGAGTTAACCCTATTGGCATGATGTGTAAGGTATTTGCCTTTCACGCCAGACACCCGGGTTCACTTCCCTGTCCCGCTGTTCTCTACATTCCTTTATGACTAGCCTATAGGCCTAGACTGTTGGTACATTCTATGTAGAAACAGTAGGCTAGTTTAgaaattgaaaaataaatatttattAAAAATATTACCTAGTCAGACCATTGAGCTGTTCCAGCTGGCTGATAGGCGTTATTACATAGGTACTGTTTGGCATAGCACAGCACATTTTTCACCAACCTTAACTTGTCGATACTGCCTCAATTCCTGACTTGGAAGACAACCAATGGCTTCTAAACGTCTATGTCTAGTTGCAGGGGGTTCATTTGAATTTAGAAAAGGCTCCATTATTaaattaaaaacatgttttgctCCTTGAAGTAACCCAAAAATGTGTATGCCACCATCTTGTCTATTTTAAATCTGTCCAAACAAACAATAACTAACTTGTAATGGTTAATGGAGCATCACATTAGCCTGTTACAATCTGCTATCTTTTTTAATCCAGTATATTCAGTTCATAGCAGCCATTTCAGCCATCTCTGCACAGCTCTATCACAAGCAACAAAATGATGGAATAAACAGAACAGTTTATTACTGATTAAATAGGACATATTCTATAAACCCATTACAAGCCCATGACATATAATTTGTAAAGGAAATAAAGCTTAGATCCAGAAAGGTACACATTCCAAGTAGGCAAATAATAATTtgatttactgtagtatactgtaagcCTATATCGTCTGTTGAATGCtgtgaaaaataataatatttgccTTAACAAAAACAGAAGGAAAGTCATGGACTCATTCACTGAACAGGAAAGAAAAACCTTGCCCTGTCTAATGAGCATTAAAAATCCCAACTGCAAACCCTCTGCTTGGTATGTGCATTTGCCTGTCTGGATGTCCTGCATGTGTTTCAGTCtgacccctctccttcccctgtgTGCAGAGGCCTTTGAACTGCTCTGAAAGTGATCTGTGCCATATGAATGGAGCAGATGTGACCAAACCCgatttggtttcaatacttcctCACAGGAAGTTCAGACAGCCTGCAGCTCCTTTGTCAAGTTAATTATTGTTTTTCTTGTCACTCAGGGTCAGAAAACTGGTTGCCTACTTTGACCATCAAAGGACATTTAACACTGCCTTCTTCAGTTTTAACTCAAATAAACAAACATTGATGCAGATGAAGTAACATAGGCCTACCCTTTGAGCACTTCGACCATAACAATTGTCAAAACAGCATGGTCCCAAAATGGTTTCCTCCGAAGAAACACACTTGTGACACAGCACAAGAGATTCAGAATGAAGCCACAAAGTGCTCACCTGAAAAGGTTTAGGGGTGCTTCTATACATTTCTACCTGTTCACAACTGATTAGGGTCCCCTGTTAAACATGCTCCAAAATGGGTAGTTCCTATCCCGTCACACTAGCAAAAAACGTTGTTGAATTTGATCTCGAATTTACCACGTTTTTTTATGGGATGGCTCTCGACTcattacatgcacacaataatgcgatTATTGTGTTTAGTCTGATTAATATAATAATAGTTcgattaaaacgtttacatgctttgcaagaagaacgatttctctaataatcctgtttacatggacacatctgaaaacAGGCTCCCTGATAAATTCAGAAAATcgccaataaaaataaatgttctacCACAGCGAACATGTCATTTTCGGGAAccatatttgattctgagttagGACAATACGTTTGTATGTAAAAACTACTAATAAAGACGCATTCATTCTgtttttccgaactcacttcactcatGCTAAAGAGGGAGTCTCGCTCGGTtggtgctagcacatgcgcaGTTCAAATACACCGCTAGAACGCAGAGAACGCCCCATTACAGTGTTTACgagtgcgttcgtaaattcactctggctctctactctgatttcagagcactctagtTTGAGTGTACCTGAgggcagaataactgatgaatttacgaacgggcaacacccgttgaatatgaccggtgtcagtaaatgtcgGCAAATAAACATAATTAACTGCATAGTTACAGTCACCAACTCTCTAGATAACATGAACACaccctaaccagctctgctagggcgagtaaaatggtcagactgaggtgttctctcatttgtgactggaggtagctagcaagctagccaactttagccagttaatTTGGGTGTTTGACTGCCTTAGCTCGGATCAACcatactcctcggccagagcgtccagtgtgcagtCTGAACgttccgagagcgaaacgctctgaatttacgaacggacaatctgataacgctctgaatttacgaacacccagagcgcactctggcactccatattgaatttacgaacacaccctacatgtcctaataattcgaaagattgctcagaaaaccaggtgttttaattggCGTATGTTTACTTAGATTTTGACCATATGCCGATTAAGATAAGGGTAAGGTGATTACAGGACTATTGCATAATCAGCCTACctccataatcagtttaatatcgaattattagtgtgcacGTAAACGTACATGTTATATCACAATAACACTACAAGTTCCCTATATGCCATGGTGTCACGGGACATGTGAAATGGGAAGATGGCGGAAGCGGATGATGAGGTAAAATCTGAATAcaatggcggtagaatcaaggagaattggAGTATTGTTCAAAATAATGGAAAACGTAGCAAAGTACGGTACAGTGATGAGAATGACCTTTCGTATCTAGTAGGAGTACGTTTTGTTAATAAGGAGCAGCTGAGCAGAGTACCAATCTTGAAGAAACCATTTGAgttatccaaactggtggagagagtgctgggtaaagtgaaggATGTGAGGAGGGCTTTTTTTTGTGATTCTGCGGAACAGAAGGAACGTGCGTTGTGTTTTAATCTATTTGATAAGTttgaagtgttgtgtgtgtgtgtctcttcggaaCAAGGCACCCCTCAAGGGGGTTATATCTGGTGTTTCGTGGGAAGTTGATTTGGAAGAgatgaaaaatattcctggagtgattgaagCACGTCGGATGAGTCGAGTGGTGAATGGGGAAAAAGTGAAGATTTTATCTGTTCTTTTGGTTTTTGAAATGGAGTCTCTCCCTAATGAAGTGCGGCTagggtatattaactacagagttagaacatttatcccaagaccaatgcagtgtgaacattgtaaagcttttggtcatgtagaaagtgtttgcagaagggagaagccgagatgtacaagatgtggaaaatatcatattatgtgttataaaagtgaagaaaatgtgacatgttgtaATTGCGGTGGGAATCATGAAGCCATGTCTTCTGAATGCCCCACAAGGGTAAAGGATAATGATGTGGTCAAAGTCAGGGTTGTACAGAGCATTTCTTATGCAGAAGCTgtgaaaagggttgagggtttgaatgttgcaccagaagagtccatggtagtggataggccttcactgcaggctgcaggggttgtCTTACACCAAGAAGATCcagacattttaaaggttaaaaaggtggactttggcctttatcgcaatggtgataaatggcactgccaaggtggagaaaatattgaaatcattgtgattgctggggctgaaagatttcacaGGAAAGGAGTTACATTGAATATTAGCAAAAGCCGTACCACCTTCTCAGGTCCTAGAGcctgagaagagagagatggagaactaaAAGAAGGAAGAACTGGGAGTTTTGGTTATTATTAGGGTTGATTGTTAGACtcactattaagtatggatttatttattgtaattttatttttggtttcaaagcgtccagttggtggcggcaatacaacttttggatatagcccgccataaaacccacagaagaagaagccAGGGTATTACGTCATAACCAATTGTGAGAACTCACTTCCTGGTGCCGGATCAGCGTGGGATAAAAATAAAAACTTCCGTTAGTTGAGTATGTTTAACTTAATTATAACCTCTAAATATACGATTATCATTGATTTTAACTGTTGTCGCTGTGCTTACTGCTAAACTAGATCAAAGTTGCTGGGGCGATGAAGCGGTTTTACAATGTaaataaactagctagctagcttaattgTTTACAGAAGCTAACGTAACGTAGCTCACTACTGAGttatgtagctaactagctaaatcAGCTAGTTATTAGCTAATGTTCGTTGTAAAGAGACAATCTGTATTTTTCTTCTCAAGTACTAAAACCTTCCTTTAAACATAATTGCCATGGAAAAgtatactagctagctaactacacgTCACCAATTTGTATATTAGCTAGTTTACTGTTTGatatggaagcaagtccccgcagcaatgttccagcatctagtggaaagccttcccagaagtgtggaggctgttatagcagcaaaggggggaccaactccatattaatggccatgattttggaatgattgacgagtaggtgtccacatacttttagtaaTGTAATGTCTCTGGTTGAGACTGTAAAATTACAGTGGCAGCTTGACTGTAGTGCACATTCTATTTTCCACTTGTATACCGCTAGGTATAAAGTATAGCATACAATATATCCAATGTGAATCTACAAGTGAAAACTAGCGTTTGGTTAGATTTGAAATCTGAAGCTGTGTGTGGCTGTAGCCATGGAGACTAGGCAACTTCCATGTTAGAATAGCATACCTGTTGGTGAGTAGAAATGTTACACACAGCTGTTAAATGTTCAGCAGGGCAACAGTGTGTGGGGAAGTGGTACCTTTGGAATatccactgagtatacaaaacattaacaccttcctaatattgagttgaaccccccttttgccctcagaacagcctcaatttgtcagggcatggactctacaaggtgttgaaagcatttcacagggatgctggcccatgttgactccaatgcgtcatacagttgtgtcaagttggctgggtgtcctttgtgtggtggaccattcttgataaataCGGGAcaatgttgagcgtgaaaaacccagcagcgttgcagttcttcacacaaacctgtgcgcatggcacctactactataccccgttcaaaggcacttacatcttttgtcttgctcattcaccctctgaatggcacacatacacaatctatgtctcaaggcttaaaaatcctttaacctgtctcctccccatctacactgattgaagtggatttaacacgtGACATCAATAAGCAAGcagagctttcacctggattcacctggtcagtctgtcatggaaaaagcaggccTAAACATTGTCTCTCTGACATTATTTCTTCCCATAATTGTTTAGTTTAGGATTGGATAATCTGATTGTAGATCCGTGGTTAAGTTTTGCCCCAAACTTCTAATTTGTTAAAATAATTATGTTCCAGATTTTGGATTGGAGTTGCTGTTGGCGATCAGGATGATTGACGTGCGGGCGTGGGCGGAGTACGTGGTGGAGTGGGCGGCTAAGGACCCGTATGGCTTTCTGACGACGGTTATCCTGGCGCTCACACCCCTCTTCATCGCCAGCGCCCTGTTGTCGTGGAAACTGGCCAAAATGATTGAGTCGCGCGACCGTGAGCAGAAGAAAAAGCAGAAACGCCAGGAAAACATCGCCAAAGCCAAGAGGACCAAAAAAGACTGAGccgtagagggagggagagagggaagagtagCTACAGTACACAGCTATGCTCAACACTCTCTTTACTTgtcacacccccacccctcgtctccTCAACCCAGCCCAGCACAGGTCCCCATCCTATTACTCCTGTCCAGTGTAGGAGGCCTTATAGCGCTGAGGGAACTGTATAGACCGGGGAGGCTCATTCGATGGGACTATCATCAGCGGGTAAACGGGAATCGTCTGTATAATTCACGATATGGAGATCCACCATCTGAGCTTGGTGTTGTTGCAGTACTTTGCATTCCATTTGTAACAACTCCACTCCAATGATTTCATTAACTAGTAAAAAAACTGTTCTCCATTTGAATTTActcatgtaaaaaaataaaaggctTTTCTCCTTGCACGtcaaccctcccctaaccctgccTGAATGATGCTTAACTGAAAAGTTTGAGTTCCTGCCTGACTAGATGCGCAGGTGTTGCAcagcatcaaccaatggttgcatgcCATGTCATCAACTGTTCAGTCAGGCATAGATGGATGGCTATATCATGTGTTTTGCTGATAGTTAAACACCTatccaagttttttttttttttacatctggcAGGAGTGTACTGTAGTCTGGCAGGAACTCGACCAAGAAGTGATCCAGGCAATTTTCATACATGGGTTTTATTCAGTGTGTTTTTAACATCTATTTTGCCACATTATATTAAACCTGTCAGACTTGTCATTTCAAGAGACAATGTAACACACACTTCATGTAAAGGATGTCTTCTCCTGAGACCTGCAACATGTCTTTCAACCAtcttacatttgtcatttagcagacgctcttatccagagcgacttagtaaTAAgtgcattattttttatttttttttattttcatactatCTTGCGAGCTGTGTGATACCCTTTCCTTCATTTAATTAAAAAACAAAATTGGTTAAAAGGTTTGTAGTGTCGTGTGTTGgggatgtgtatatatataacataCCAAATACGTAACGCCGTTAAATAAATTGCACCTTGTCACGCAGACAAATATTTAAtatgtatgccatttagcagaaactTTATCAAAATCAACTTAGAGTAGTGCATGCACACCTTGCTACCTTAAGACGAGTgcactaactgttagtcgctgTGGATAATCGAACCCACCATCACAACATTGCAAACACCAGGACCACCTACTTCCCAGCACTTACATCACATCCCAGTTCTCTCAAGCCTGGTAGTTTCATTTACAATCCACAACAAATCATCAAACAATATACCTTGATTACCTACAACAGAACTTTATATACAAAGCGTTTACAGTACGTCAGGGAGATCAGATAAATTGTCTTCCACACCCCATGAATGCCATTCCCTGATTCAATGCAATAAAATGTTTTTTCAAATGAAGAGCAGAGCTCCTATTATTAGTTTACATCATAACCAGGGTCATGTTCAATAAACCACTTACGTCATGTTTTAGAGCGGAGTGACCGGTTTGCGTTGCCAAATGTTTTATGGTGTGCACTACTGAATACAACCCAGTACAGATCCCAAAATGCATGTGCAAAGTGATAAAAACAAATTAgttagttgtgcaagacattttatagataaaaccacaagtagcatattgtttttaaacgTGTGCATGATTTTCTCAGACAAAACAAAAGCTGATTCAAACAGGGAtgtggcagatttcaaaactcttccGCGAAGAACTCAGGTAGGATACAAATGACTATCCCCGATGAAAGGTGGCTATCGAGGAGGGGAAGACACGTTTGTTCGCCTGCTAACGAATTGGCATCTCCTCGGCCACTTATCAGATTCTGGGTCACGGAAGAGAGGGTGGAGGACGGACTTCTGCTCAAATGAGAAAAGGCCATTGAAGCTGGCCAGATCGTGCTTCCTTCCCATCATCCTTTCTCTATCTTGCTGATTTCAATTGTTCAGTCTTTTCAGGTCGCCGATCCAAGGTGGAAATGATGGAAGGAAGCCTGTGAATACTCACATAGGGAGGGCCTATACTTGTTTACCCATGTCTAGTTTCTTGGATGTAGGTATGATGAGTGCATATgcacagtatgtatgtgtgtgggcaAACTATGAatagcactgtatatagcctgtgtgtgtgtgtatgtatatatatatgtatatatatatatgttttcttGTATGTACGATAGTGTGTGTTAGGTACCAGTATCGTGATACTCAGAAATAACAGTCTAATCTTGCAAACACACAGTCTTCTGTTGTTACCGAGAGTCATATTTGTTTATTTTCACACAGCAGCAGGTTTTTAAAGTACTATGGAGCTCAGTTTGcttcatgtttttattttttaccatggAAAATCCAGTATTGCGGTATCGTGACCCAGTGAGCGTGTGTGCGTGGCTATTTCTTGGCTGCGGGTGTCCAGGAGCCAGGCTGGAATGTGTTGGCTGTACTGACAGGCTCCTCGCTGGTCTCTGGCTGGCCGAAGCTGGTGGCGGCGGCGTGGCCCTTGGCTATGGTCTGAGTAGGCCGAGCCACCAGGCCCTCCTCGTACTCCTTAGCCTGCAGAGCCAGCTCTCTCTCATCCACCTCCCTTGCCTTTCCTTTGATGTGCTCCCTGTAGTGCTGGTTTTTCACCAGCTCCTGTGTGGagtacggtacacacacacacacacacacacacacacacacacacaatattaacCAAAGCTTTTCAACAGAGACTCAGTCCTTTGAAGGGATAGCTACTAGTGACAGTGAAGTCCTCTCAAGTCATCCATAAGCTAGTGTCCAGTCTGTAGTGTTAGTCTTGCCTTGGCAGAGTCAGAAAGCGAGGGAAGCCTGGATGTGTTGCTGTTGTGTGTTGGCAGCAGAACTAGTGGGCTTGGAACAGCGAGGGGAGACCAGGGCCATACAGACCTGCTTTGGGGAGCGAGGCGAGCATATTGAGCCGCTTTTCCAGCTTGTTAATGACAGGATTTAATCCAATCAATTTATGTCGACTTGGACAGGGACGAGAGGAAACGTTAAGGGGACGTAAAGTGCAGGGGGAGTGGTTTTGGCTACACCACTGTCCAGCTGTGGACGACTGGGCAGATAGTAGGCAGAAAATTGGATTGTTCTGGCAACACTGAGGTGGGATGGCATTGGCCATTGGCATGGAATATATAGGCAGGGAGGTGCCTGGGTATTAGCCTTCCAAGGGATTTCCCATAGCCTCCATTTCAATGGATAAATAATAATTATCCTATAGTCAATAAGATGAACCTTGTATATCAACCAAGCTAAAACTGAATATGGCTTATTGAGACTATAAAGGcagttatacactgagtgtacaaaacattaggaaccttccagtggaggctgctgaggagagaacggctcataataatggccggaacggagcaaatgtg
The sequence above is a segment of the Coregonus clupeaformis isolate EN_2021a chromosome 16, ASM2061545v1, whole genome shotgun sequence genome. Coding sequences within it:
- the LOC121585081 gene encoding small integral membrane protein 15 — its product is MIDVRAWAEYVVEWAAKDPYGFLTTVILALTPLFIASALLSWKLAKMIESRDREQKKKQKRQENIAKAKRTKKD
- the ndufaf2 gene encoding NADH dehydrogenase [ubiquinone] 1 alpha subcomplex assembly factor 2, encoding MSRIGGLLRRTFGVIKEHVGTDHLGNKYYWQPEQKTWTGRIVRAKRMVVAVNPTEFEYLEGNIPSEWDAWIRGRRKQPPSIEELVKNQHYREHIKGKAREVDERELALQAKEYEEGLVARPTQTIAKGHAAATSFGQPETSEEPVSTANTFQPGSWTPAAKK